From Paenibacillus sp. V4I7, one genomic window encodes:
- a CDS encoding thioredoxin domain-containing protein, with protein MTTNNITNRLITEKSPYLLQHAHNPVEWFPWGEEAFETAKRENKPVFLSIGYSTCHWCHVMAHESFEDQTVADMLNKDFISIKVDREERPDVDHIYMAVCQAMTGQGGWPLTVFLTPEKKPFFAGTYFPRSRKYNRAGMVEIIAQIAGKWKEDADRIREVGEQVIQETTSRLLEHRTGGQVSEETLHEAFRLYDQMFDPEHGGFGSSPKFPTSHNLSFLLRYYQKTGNERALEIVEKTLDAMYRGGMYDHIGFGFSRYSVDEKWLVPHFEKMLYDNALLILTYIEAFQVTGKAKYAEVAEQIITYVLRDMTDEGGAFYSAEDADSEGEEGKFYVWTPDEVEDILGIEEGDLYSELYNITESGNFEGHNIPNLIGTTMESFAKRKQIPLDELKQRIEAARVKLFAHREQRIHPGKDDKILTAWNGLMIAALSKAARALDKPEYAEAAAKAAEFLLRELRREDGRLLARYRDGEAAFLGYVDDYAFLVWGLIELYETTFELRYLREAVQLNAEMLRLFRDEEKGGLFFYGSDAEQLLTRPKEIYDGAMPSGNGAAALNLLRLSRLTYDAKLSQEADVQLQAFAGAVASYPPGHALTLAALDFAYGEASEIVIAGDPAKPETQHMLRTVQRQYLPNALLILHPPGAAGEEVRKLIPLVQDKLPLGGQATAYVCQNFACQAPTQDLEELKNLSSNH; from the coding sequence ATGACAACGAATAACATAACCAATAGATTAATCACTGAGAAATCGCCATACTTACTTCAACATGCTCACAATCCAGTGGAATGGTTTCCTTGGGGTGAAGAAGCATTTGAAACGGCAAAGCGAGAAAATAAGCCTGTTTTTCTTAGTATCGGTTATTCAACTTGTCATTGGTGCCACGTCATGGCTCACGAATCATTCGAAGACCAAACCGTTGCAGACATGCTGAATAAAGATTTCATTTCGATTAAAGTGGACCGTGAAGAGCGTCCAGACGTTGATCATATTTACATGGCTGTTTGTCAAGCGATGACAGGGCAAGGGGGTTGGCCGCTTACGGTGTTTCTGACACCGGAGAAGAAGCCTTTCTTCGCTGGAACCTATTTCCCTCGTAGTCGAAAATACAATCGTGCAGGGATGGTTGAGATTATTGCACAGATTGCTGGTAAGTGGAAAGAAGACGCTGATCGTATTCGTGAGGTTGGCGAACAGGTCATTCAAGAGACGACGAGCCGCTTACTAGAGCATCGCACGGGTGGCCAGGTGTCGGAGGAAACGCTACATGAAGCATTCCGGTTATATGATCAGATGTTTGATCCAGAACATGGCGGATTTGGCAGCTCTCCGAAGTTTCCGACATCACACAATCTATCTTTCCTGCTGAGATACTATCAAAAAACGGGCAATGAACGTGCGCTTGAGATTGTGGAAAAAACGCTTGATGCTATGTATCGTGGCGGCATGTATGACCACATTGGATTCGGATTCTCTCGTTATTCCGTAGATGAAAAATGGTTGGTGCCGCATTTCGAGAAGATGCTTTACGACAATGCGCTGTTAATTTTGACGTACATAGAAGCTTTTCAGGTGACCGGTAAAGCCAAGTATGCAGAAGTTGCTGAGCAGATCATTACATATGTTCTTCGAGATATGACGGACGAGGGCGGAGCCTTCTATTCAGCGGAGGATGCCGACTCGGAAGGGGAGGAAGGCAAGTTCTACGTCTGGACGCCGGATGAAGTCGAGGACATATTAGGGATTGAAGAAGGCGATCTATATTCAGAGCTGTACAACATTACGGAGTCGGGCAATTTTGAGGGGCACAATATCCCGAATTTAATTGGAACGACGATGGAATCTTTTGCGAAGCGTAAGCAAATCCCACTGGATGAGCTGAAGCAGCGGATTGAGGCTGCCCGCGTCAAGCTGTTTGCGCATCGCGAGCAGCGCATCCATCCGGGCAAGGATGATAAGATTCTGACCGCGTGGAACGGTCTGATGATTGCTGCGCTGTCCAAGGCGGCACGTGCCTTGGATAAGCCCGAATACGCGGAGGCAGCCGCGAAGGCCGCGGAATTCCTCCTGCGCGAGCTGCGCCGGGAGGACGGGCGATTGCTCGCCCGCTACCGCGATGGCGAAGCAGCTTTCCTCGGCTACGTGGACGACTACGCGTTCCTCGTCTGGGGCCTCATCGAGCTGTACGAAACCACGTTCGAGCTGCGCTATCTCCGTGAAGCTGTCCAGCTGAACGCAGAGATGCTTCGTCTCTTCAGAGACGAAGAGAAGGGCGGGCTCTTCTTCTACGGCAGCGATGCCGAGCAGCTGCTGACCCGCCCCAAAGAGATCTACGACGGCGCGATGCCGTCGGGGAACGGTGCAGCCGCGCTGAACCTGCTGCGGCTGTCCAGGCTGACCTACGACGCGAAGCTGTCGCAGGAAGCAGATGTGCAGCTCCAGGCTTTCGCCGGAGCTGTGGCGTCCTACCCGCCGGGCCACGCGCTCACGCTGGCCGCGCTCGACTTCGCTTATGGCGAAGCCAGCGAAATCGTCATCGCCGGCGACCCGGCGAAGCCGGAGACGCAGCACATGCTGCGCACGGTCCAGCGGCAGTATCTGCCGAATGCGCTGCTGATTCTTCATCCGCCGGGAGCGGCGGGCGAAGAAGTCCGCAAGCTCATTCCGCTGGTGCAAGACAAGCTGCCGCTTGGAGGGCAGGCAACGGCCTACGTGTGCCAGAACTTTGCCTGCCAAGCGCCAACACAGGATCTAGAGGAGCTCAAAAATCTCTCCTCTAATCACTGA
- a CDS encoding DUF1540 domain-containing protein has product MAKDVLCEVNSCKYWATENKCNASSIYVVSHRGSNQARNSEETDCKTFESKI; this is encoded by the coding sequence ATGGCTAAAGATGTGCTTTGTGAAGTGAATTCTTGCAAATATTGGGCAACCGAAAACAAATGCAATGCAAGCTCGATTTATGTCGTGAGTCACCGCGGCAGTAATCAAGCGCGTAATTCCGAGGAAACGGATTGTAAAACGTTTGAGTCTAAGATTTAG
- a CDS encoding glycosyl hydrolase family 18 protein, with protein MKIGKWMLTGTLLLSISVPHVVHAAGTVQSSPDKTTKYRVYQYNHVLMEFAAYGQAEAFAKGFTNSHVEEISTRKWLWNNFPRYQVFQLDVSLPEWQFASLDAAIAEAKKWSHASVRDLQSTGWVWNNYPNFQVYQNEITLDSWKFLTLNEAVAEAKKWGGAHIIDLNSNKWIWDNISSEDKKVLRTGELTYKVYQGTFSADNWEFASLEDAINEALKWGNSTVVNKHTKKTVYSNLKVYKVFQNDTFLQDFASLNEAADYARLWGHSSIFMDGRKIWNNYASYQVFQNKALIGEFKTIPEALSYSVQYSNSSVQTLDHRFLWDNFKKLQVWGWNGMAGGDAIKAHVNNTVGLDVDSPSYFELADAAGNLKDQSNAETVKWLQKNGYTVYPLVSNQFNATLTTQFLADSAAQDKFVKALVDRSVQLGVPGINVDFESLAGSDRNAFTAFIAKLTSYAHLNNLVVSIDLPRGSVKWNHLSAFDHEKLGSLVDYVVIMAYDQFWRGSTSAGSVAGLPWTDGGIQEFLSYGIPRDKIILGIPYYVREWKLDAAGALQGNRTLLMKDIPALLASKSTKQTWDKTFEQYRIDYQEGGFTYVFWLEDEATVKARLDMAKKYDIAGVAAWRLGYDQADLWKLILQNK; from the coding sequence ATGAAAATCGGGAAATGGATGCTCACAGGCACCCTGTTATTATCAATAAGCGTACCACATGTTGTTCATGCAGCAGGTACGGTTCAATCAAGTCCGGACAAAACAACGAAATATCGCGTCTATCAGTACAATCATGTACTTATGGAATTTGCGGCTTATGGGCAAGCAGAAGCATTTGCGAAAGGCTTTACGAATAGTCATGTTGAAGAAATAAGCACGCGCAAATGGCTGTGGAACAATTTCCCGCGCTATCAAGTTTTTCAGTTGGATGTATCGCTGCCTGAGTGGCAATTTGCCTCACTCGACGCGGCCATCGCTGAAGCAAAGAAATGGTCCCACGCAAGTGTTCGGGACCTGCAATCCACAGGTTGGGTGTGGAACAACTACCCTAATTTCCAAGTCTACCAAAATGAGATCACGCTGGATTCATGGAAGTTTCTAACCCTTAACGAAGCCGTTGCCGAAGCGAAGAAATGGGGCGGCGCCCATATTATTGATTTAAACAGTAATAAGTGGATTTGGGACAATATTTCTAGCGAGGATAAGAAAGTGCTTCGCACTGGTGAGCTTACATACAAAGTGTATCAAGGTACTTTTTCAGCAGACAATTGGGAGTTTGCATCTTTAGAGGACGCCATTAATGAAGCTCTCAAATGGGGAAATTCAACCGTAGTCAATAAACATACGAAAAAAACCGTGTACAGCAATCTTAAAGTTTATAAAGTATTTCAGAATGACACGTTTTTGCAGGACTTTGCTTCCTTGAATGAAGCGGCAGACTACGCACGCCTATGGGGACATAGCTCCATCTTCATGGATGGCCGCAAAATTTGGAACAACTACGCCTCTTATCAAGTATTTCAGAATAAAGCTCTCATTGGCGAGTTTAAGACGATTCCCGAAGCATTAAGTTACAGTGTGCAGTATAGCAATTCTTCTGTTCAAACGCTCGATCATCGCTTCCTTTGGGATAACTTCAAAAAGCTGCAGGTATGGGGCTGGAATGGTATGGCCGGTGGTGATGCGATTAAAGCGCATGTGAATAATACGGTCGGACTTGACGTTGATTCTCCAAGCTATTTCGAGCTTGCGGATGCAGCAGGTAATTTGAAGGATCAATCCAATGCGGAAACCGTCAAATGGCTACAAAAGAATGGATACACCGTGTATCCGTTAGTCAGCAACCAATTTAACGCTACCTTGACGACTCAATTCCTTGCGGATAGCGCTGCCCAAGACAAATTCGTTAAGGCCTTGGTAGACCGCTCTGTGCAGCTTGGAGTTCCGGGAATCAATGTTGATTTCGAAAGCCTGGCTGGTTCGGATCGTAATGCTTTTACAGCCTTCATTGCCAAATTAACCTCCTACGCTCACTTGAACAACCTAGTTGTATCCATTGATCTGCCGCGTGGGAGTGTCAAATGGAACCATCTTTCTGCATTCGATCATGAGAAGCTGGGGAGTCTGGTTGATTACGTCGTTATCATGGCCTACGATCAGTTCTGGCGTGGCAGTACGTCTGCGGGGTCCGTAGCCGGACTTCCTTGGACAGATGGCGGTATTCAAGAATTCCTTTCCTATGGCATTCCGCGGGACAAAATCATTCTAGGTATCCCCTACTATGTGCGTGAATGGAAGCTGGATGCAGCCGGCGCCTTGCAGGGTAATCGAACCTTGCTGATGAAAGACATCCCTGCTTTATTGGCTTCCAAATCAACCAAACAAACGTGGGACAAAACCTTCGAACAATATCGGATCGATTACCAAGAGGGCGGCTTCACTTATGTGTTCTGGTTGGAAGATGAGGCTACGGTCAAAGCTCGACTGGACATGGCGAAAAAGTACGACATCGCTGGTGTCGCGGCATGGCGGCTTGGTTATGATCAAGCGGACTTATGGAAATTGATTTTGCAGAATAAATAA
- a CDS encoding DUF309 domain-containing protein — protein sequence MKPYPEAYIDYLLYFHAQRDYFECHEVMEEFWKEHPGDARSRTYVALIQIAVGMYHIRRGNRNGAVKMLQSAGRNAEAPHVLSLGLNPDKLQELLNQVWSSIEQDEFLYEDINLPITDPELIDFCLKECDRRGLIWQAPSPMTDELLIQKHTRRDRSEVINERARQQQIRKEKGGAR from the coding sequence ATGAAGCCGTATCCGGAGGCATATATCGATTATTTACTTTATTTTCATGCGCAAAGGGATTATTTTGAATGCCATGAAGTGATGGAGGAGTTCTGGAAGGAGCATCCTGGGGATGCGCGCAGCAGAACCTATGTCGCTCTTATTCAAATTGCTGTAGGTATGTATCATATTCGCAGAGGTAACCGCAATGGTGCTGTGAAAATGCTGCAAAGCGCAGGAAGGAATGCGGAAGCTCCTCATGTCCTTTCCTTGGGACTTAACCCCGATAAGCTACAAGAGCTCCTTAATCAGGTTTGGTCTTCTATAGAGCAAGATGAATTTCTATATGAAGATATTAATTTACCTATTACTGACCCGGAACTTATAGATTTTTGCTTAAAAGAGTGCGACAGAAGAGGGCTGATATGGCAGGCACCAAGCCCGATGACCGATGAGCTGCTCATCCAAAAACATACACGGAGAGATCGTTCAGAGGTCATCAATGAAAGAGCAAGGCAGCAGCAGATCCGCAAGGAAAAGGGTGGCGCTAGATGA
- a CDS encoding response regulator transcription factor — protein sequence MSSEGKVLVVDDEPNIAEVVRLYLEHSNYEAIILPRGQEVLRTIINEKPNLVLLDIMLPDISGYELCEQIRRMEAPFHQTPIIFLTAKGESIDKLRGFNLGVDDYLVKPFDPNELIARIKAVLRRTIQVPLELSQSQNASRKWLEIGNIVIDLEQYRVTVGGKRIDLTPKEIELLYFLTSHPSRVFTREDLLGYVWNFDFTGGTRTVDAHVKNLRKKLGQHDMWCIQTLWGIGYSFEVVQHV from the coding sequence ATGAGTTCGGAAGGCAAAGTTCTAGTTGTAGATGACGAACCGAATATTGCTGAAGTCGTCAGACTGTATTTGGAGCACTCAAACTATGAGGCGATTATATTGCCGCGAGGGCAGGAAGTACTTCGAACGATAATAAACGAGAAACCAAACTTGGTTCTACTGGATATCATGCTGCCTGATATTTCCGGCTACGAGTTATGTGAGCAAATCCGAAGAATGGAAGCCCCCTTTCATCAAACGCCAATTATATTCCTCACGGCAAAAGGGGAGTCCATCGATAAGCTGAGAGGGTTTAATCTGGGGGTTGACGATTATTTGGTCAAGCCTTTCGACCCGAATGAGCTCATTGCCCGTATTAAGGCCGTGCTGCGCCGTACGATACAAGTGCCTTTGGAACTGTCTCAATCCCAGAATGCATCCCGTAAATGGCTGGAGATCGGCAATATTGTTATCGATCTTGAGCAGTACCGGGTCACGGTCGGTGGGAAACGGATTGATCTTACGCCGAAGGAGATTGAGCTGTTGTATTTCCTGACAAGCCATCCAAGCCGTGTATTTACACGAGAGGATCTACTTGGTTATGTGTGGAATTTTGATTTTACAGGCGGTACACGCACGGTTGATGCCCATGTGAAAAACTTGCGTAAAAAACTAGGACAGCATGACATGTGGTGCATCCAGACCCTGTGGGGAATTGGTTACTCCTTTGAGGTGGTTCAGCATGTTTAA
- a CDS encoding cell wall metabolism sensor histidine kinase WalK, whose amino-acid sequence MFKRWLTGKSNSLYLKIFLSFLATCVLFFAGLFLFWNYYFTDLFYKDKIELMEKRNVEVTRLMNSLQDGTISTRELKYTVRILARSINGQVWLVDDKGNILNGSSDSEGRAIPKQMDTLFIDGLHGHTGYGMVGLTTPDGRNINLFTYHAPYQLNGQPMVIILHFPAGDISEAISAVRVNILVPLLFSLVAVGFILFIISRKLAGPLQQMNRAALELAHGDFTTRVPVTSQDEVGQLAASFNFMVEQLEEWEGTRQEFLTNVSHELRSPLTTLRGFIVAMNDKVIPEEKYSHYLRICDQEVQRLQRLVTDLLDLAQIQNGVDVFRLRPVSIAETLEESLELLKAPIAAKEINFHLILPEPDKMPSQVHLDPDRFAQIVQNLIYNSLKFTPQGGTLTVALEEQEREVHMYVRDTGEGMTDAELERIWDRFYKADEARTSRSDVKTGTGLGLTIVKHLVTGMNGTIHVRSRVGEGTEFRVTFPRIS is encoded by the coding sequence ATGTTTAAACGTTGGTTGACAGGAAAGAGCAACAGCTTATATTTGAAAATTTTCCTGTCTTTTCTTGCGACTTGTGTGCTTTTTTTTGCAGGTCTTTTCCTGTTCTGGAACTACTATTTTACGGATTTATTTTATAAAGATAAGATCGAACTGATGGAAAAGCGTAATGTAGAAGTTACGCGCTTAATGAATTCATTGCAGGATGGGACGATCTCAACCCGAGAGCTAAAATATACGGTGCGTATTTTGGCTAGAAGCATTAACGGACAAGTTTGGCTAGTTGACGACAAGGGCAACATTCTGAATGGCTCTTCGGATAGTGAAGGGAGAGCTATTCCTAAACAGATGGATACGCTCTTTATCGATGGCCTTCACGGTCATACCGGCTATGGAATGGTTGGTTTAACGACACCTGATGGACGGAACATAAATCTGTTTACATATCACGCCCCGTATCAACTAAATGGACAACCTATGGTTATCATTCTGCATTTTCCGGCTGGAGATATCAGTGAAGCCATTTCTGCAGTTCGCGTTAACATTCTGGTGCCCCTATTATTTTCACTGGTAGCTGTTGGTTTCATCCTGTTTATCATTTCTCGCAAACTCGCAGGCCCGCTTCAACAGATGAATCGAGCCGCACTTGAGCTCGCGCATGGTGATTTCACTACACGGGTTCCGGTCACCTCACAGGATGAGGTAGGGCAGCTTGCTGCTAGTTTCAACTTCATGGTCGAACAGCTGGAGGAATGGGAAGGAACAAGGCAGGAGTTTTTAACGAATGTGTCCCATGAGCTTCGTTCTCCGTTAACGACACTACGCGGTTTTATTGTGGCCATGAATGATAAGGTCATTCCGGAAGAGAAATATTCGCATTACTTGCGTATCTGTGATCAGGAAGTTCAGCGGCTGCAGCGTCTTGTGACCGATCTATTAGATTTGGCGCAGATTCAAAATGGGGTCGATGTGTTCCGGCTTAGGCCTGTATCCATTGCAGAAACACTTGAAGAATCGTTGGAACTGCTGAAAGCACCGATAGCAGCGAAGGAGATAAACTTTCACCTCATTCTTCCTGAGCCGGATAAGATGCCCTCCCAGGTTCACTTAGACCCAGATCGATTTGCCCAAATTGTACAGAATTTAATCTATAATTCATTGAAATTCACACCACAGGGCGGAACGCTAACGGTAGCTCTAGAAGAGCAGGAGCGCGAGGTCCATATGTATGTTCGTGATACAGGGGAAGGAATGACAGATGCCGAGTTAGAACGCATTTGGGATCGTTTCTACAAAGCAGATGAAGCAAGAACTTCGCGGTCCGACGTTAAGACAGGAACGGGTCTTGGACTTACGATTGTGAAGCATTTGGTTACTGGTATGAATGGAACGATCCATGTACGCAGTCGGGTAGGCGAAGGGACCGAATTTCGCGTTACTTTTCCTCGTATTTCGTAG
- a CDS encoding efflux RND transporter periplasmic adaptor subunit: protein MKWYRSKWFIVIVAVSVCAGGSYAYFGGKGKKTKAAAVKEITVDAKKGNIRFSVSGTAQFEPKDTQTISSTENANIKSINLTRNQAVKAGDVLIELTSTSLESDLQDAQLTYEQLEKDLNSLQQQQGLMGVKAPISGKLTYANNIDPGSTINKSTKIATIGDLSTLTVTLPFFVEDASQLHKGDPVDITLDGFMITKTGSIQSISKDPKSDGKGGKLIDIEVAVPNDNSMDAGTNVSGSVTIGGRTVDSQGKNTLQYLKVTTILAGTTGNISTLPFKTGDMIHQGDTIATFVNDTLDDDILTKQSALERQKLKVDSAKDKVDALKIVAPFDGVFSTDFVNKKNDILSNFRVGSKVTNGTQFGAVASLAKMQLPVQVDELDLPNIKTGMKAEIKVDSYPGRIFPAEVTQISSVGTTTNGVTFYDVVLAAENKDNMLKYGMTATGEILIQDKKDVIYLPPEVLQLQKGKRVVSLKKADGTVDNEHEVKIGIRSKTQIEITEGLKEGDKVVLPVVKRQQNLSQDEINRLRQQFQQNGGAGGAGGAGFQGGAGGAGAGGNGGAGGNGNTGAIRTNGGGGTR, encoded by the coding sequence ATGAAATGGTATCGCAGTAAGTGGTTCATTGTGATTGTCGCAGTAAGCGTTTGTGCCGGTGGTTCGTACGCTTACTTCGGCGGTAAAGGGAAGAAAACAAAAGCTGCTGCCGTTAAAGAGATAACGGTCGATGCCAAAAAAGGAAATATCCGCTTCTCCGTCTCCGGTACGGCACAGTTCGAGCCCAAAGATACACAAACGATTTCATCCACAGAAAACGCAAATATTAAGTCGATCAATTTAACACGAAACCAAGCGGTTAAAGCTGGTGATGTGCTTATAGAACTAACGAGTACGAGCTTGGAAAGCGATTTGCAAGATGCCCAGCTAACCTATGAGCAGCTTGAGAAAGATCTGAATTCCTTACAGCAGCAGCAAGGATTAATGGGTGTTAAAGCACCTATTTCCGGTAAACTTACATACGCGAATAATATCGATCCAGGATCTACAATCAATAAATCGACCAAAATTGCCACGATTGGTGATTTAAGTACTTTAACCGTAACACTTCCTTTCTTTGTGGAAGATGCTTCGCAGCTTCATAAAGGAGATCCGGTGGATATTACGTTAGATGGATTTATGATCACGAAAACAGGATCGATTCAAAGTATCTCCAAAGATCCAAAATCGGATGGAAAAGGCGGAAAACTGATCGACATCGAAGTTGCTGTCCCGAATGACAACTCCATGGATGCAGGAACGAATGTGTCAGGTTCAGTTACCATCGGTGGGCGAACCGTCGATTCACAAGGCAAGAATACCCTGCAGTATCTGAAGGTGACGACGATTTTGGCTGGGACGACGGGGAATATATCCACATTGCCATTCAAAACAGGGGACATGATACATCAAGGCGATACGATCGCAACCTTCGTGAATGATACACTGGACGATGATATTCTGACGAAACAATCTGCTCTTGAACGGCAGAAGCTTAAAGTGGACTCAGCTAAGGACAAGGTGGATGCCCTCAAAATCGTAGCTCCCTTTGACGGCGTATTTTCAACCGACTTTGTGAATAAGAAAAATGATATTTTGAGTAATTTCAGGGTCGGCAGTAAGGTAACCAATGGCACGCAGTTCGGAGCTGTTGCGAGTTTAGCGAAAATGCAGCTGCCTGTGCAAGTGGACGAGCTGGATTTACCCAATATTAAGACAGGGATGAAAGCTGAAATCAAGGTTGATTCTTACCCAGGACGCATATTCCCGGCTGAAGTGACGCAAATCTCTTCTGTGGGAACGACAACGAATGGCGTAACCTTCTATGATGTGGTCCTAGCAGCAGAAAATAAAGACAATATGTTGAAATATGGGATGACGGCAACGGGCGAAATTTTAATTCAAGATAAAAAAGACGTTATTTATTTACCGCCAGAAGTGCTGCAATTGCAAAAAGGGAAGCGTGTTGTTTCTTTGAAAAAAGCCGATGGTACGGTTGATAATGAACACGAGGTTAAAATTGGTATTCGCTCCAAGACACAAATCGAAATCACTGAAGGTCTTAAAGAAGGCGATAAAGTCGTTCTGCCTGTCGTGAAGAGACAGCAGAATTTAAGCCAGGATGAAATTAATCGATTGAGACAGCAGTTCCAGCAAAACGGTGGCGCAGGAGGCGCTGGTGGAGCTGGATTCCAAGGCGGAGCTGGTGGAGCAGGTGCAGGCGGTAACGGTGGTGCTGGAGGAAATGGCAATACGGGGGCTATTCGGACTAACGGCGGTGGCGGTACTAGATAA
- a CDS encoding ABC transporter ATP-binding protein, with product MNIIELKEITKTYKRGEEDLHVLRSISLSVAEGDFVAIIGPSGSGKSTLMNTIGLLDVPTRGRYTLDGVVTENMGDNALAELRNQKIGFIFQQFNLLPRLSAMENVELPMIYAGIPRKERRERANNMLKMLGMGERGHHKPSELSGGQQQRVAIARALAISPSLILADEPTGALDSRTGEEVLELILQLNAQGNTIVLITHDHHIADNAKRVVSLKDGVIIDDFRNNIQLSAQHEVSV from the coding sequence ATGAATATCATTGAACTGAAAGAGATTACCAAAACATATAAACGCGGAGAAGAAGATCTTCATGTTCTGCGCAGCATATCGCTTTCCGTTGCCGAGGGGGATTTTGTCGCCATTATCGGACCGAGTGGATCAGGGAAATCGACGCTCATGAACACGATCGGCTTATTGGATGTGCCTACGAGAGGCAGGTATACGCTGGATGGCGTAGTGACCGAGAATATGGGTGATAATGCCCTTGCTGAATTGCGAAACCAGAAAATCGGCTTCATTTTCCAACAATTTAATTTATTGCCTCGTTTGTCAGCTATGGAAAATGTGGAGCTTCCGATGATCTATGCTGGTATACCAAGGAAGGAACGGCGGGAGCGGGCTAACAACATGTTGAAGATGCTAGGGATGGGGGAACGTGGTCATCATAAGCCGAGTGAACTATCAGGCGGGCAGCAGCAGCGTGTGGCCATCGCACGGGCTCTTGCGATATCACCTTCGCTCATCTTAGCGGATGAACCAACCGGTGCACTGGACTCCAGAACGGGTGAAGAAGTATTGGAGTTAATCCTGCAGCTGAATGCGCAAGGAAATACCATCGTATTGATTACACATGATCATCACATTGCCGACAATGCCAAGCGTGTCGTTTCCCTTAAGGATGGCGTCATTATTGATGACTTCCGGAATAACATTCAGTTGAGCGCACAGCATGAGGTGAGCGTATGA
- a CDS encoding ABC transporter permease gives MKLSELIRMSLRTIISSPLRTFLTMLGVIIGVSSVVTLVSIGQGTSEQIAKQYENMGTNLLVVTATGNGRATQLNYDELMNFENFPEFQSIAPTMTKNGSNVKYDRTQEKYNVIGTNDRYFNIIKASIDKGRNLAPADLEFRSNVVILGSEVAKTFFGQLNPVGEDINIDGVVFNVIGTLKEKGSNIGGASVDSAVIMPLETARRQFKLGQIRTTYVEAPTKDDIYTAQETMKQYLTYKFKSDTGFVLTNQDELLKARTEATDTLTNQLVAVALISLLVGGIGIMNIMLVTVSERTREIGIRKSIGAKRRNILLQFLVEAVVISGMGGLIGLALGIGLSYALPYFSPKQTTSLSFDISLYAFLFSVLVGVVFGLYPANKASKLRPIDALRSD, from the coding sequence ATGAAGCTAAGTGAACTCATTCGAATGTCGCTTCGTACGATCATATCGAGTCCGCTGCGAACATTTTTGACCATGCTGGGCGTCATTATTGGCGTGAGCTCAGTCGTAACCTTGGTGTCGATAGGTCAAGGAACTTCAGAGCAAATCGCCAAGCAATACGAGAACATGGGGACGAATCTGCTTGTTGTCACCGCGACTGGGAACGGGCGTGCAACGCAATTGAATTATGATGAGCTGATGAATTTCGAAAATTTTCCGGAGTTCCAGTCGATTGCGCCAACGATGACGAAGAACGGATCCAACGTTAAATATGATCGTACGCAGGAGAAATACAACGTTATTGGAACGAACGATCGCTATTTTAACATTATCAAAGCAAGTATTGACAAGGGGAGGAATCTCGCTCCAGCTGATCTTGAGTTTCGCTCGAACGTCGTCATATTGGGTAGTGAAGTGGCTAAAACGTTCTTTGGCCAATTAAACCCAGTAGGAGAAGATATCAATATCGACGGTGTCGTGTTCAATGTTATTGGAACTCTGAAAGAGAAGGGCTCTAATATTGGCGGGGCTTCAGTCGATAGTGCAGTGATTATGCCTTTGGAAACAGCAAGACGACAATTCAAGCTTGGGCAAATTCGCACAACCTACGTCGAAGCGCCGACGAAGGACGATATTTATACCGCTCAAGAAACAATGAAGCAGTATTTGACTTACAAATTCAAAAGCGATACGGGCTTCGTCTTAACGAATCAGGATGAGCTGCTTAAAGCACGAACTGAAGCAACGGATACCCTAACGAATCAATTAGTGGCTGTTGCGCTAATCTCTCTGCTCGTCGGTGGTATAGGAATCATGAATATTATGCTGGTTACGGTGAGTGAACGAACGCGTGAAATCGGGATCCGCAAATCGATTGGCGCCAAGCGAAGAAATATTTTGCTGCAATTTCTCGTCGAAGCCGTCGTCATCAGCGGTATGGGCGGATTAATCGGACTAGCGCTTGGAATCGGACTATCCTATGCGTTGCCTTATTTTAGCCCGAAACAGACAACCAGTTTATCTTTTGATATTAGTTTATATGCCTTTTTATTTTCGGTGCTTGTCGGTGTTGTTTTCGGCTTGTATCCGGCAAATAAAGCATCCAAATTGCGTCCAATTGACGCTTTGCGGTCTGATTGA